The Lichenihabitans psoromatis genome contains a region encoding:
- a CDS encoding helix-turn-helix transcriptional regulator, whose translation MMMSALFHRLDACEQKAEAHDVVGALALALGFSFFSYAVPSLGAEGANSAGMLMTNYPQGWQDRYQAKQYQVEDPVLVQGHRNLRPFAWGGGDYLKTIGPNERRLFIEAQAFGIVSGFAVPVHGPGRTCGLFSVAGPEQQPHAPDVGHSDFHALLAIAQAVHSKFVRWQTECATLTDVRLSEHERLCLLWTTQGKTTWEVAQIIGRSKATVDFHLRRAAAKLGAVNKVHAAFKARELDLL comes from the coding sequence ATGATGATGTCCGCGTTGTTTCATCGCCTCGATGCGTGTGAACAGAAGGCCGAGGCGCATGACGTCGTCGGAGCTCTGGCGCTTGCGCTGGGATTTAGCTTCTTCTCTTACGCGGTGCCAAGCCTGGGAGCGGAGGGAGCCAATTCAGCTGGGATGCTGATGACCAATTACCCCCAAGGCTGGCAGGACCGTTACCAAGCAAAACAATATCAAGTCGAAGACCCGGTCTTAGTGCAAGGGCATCGGAACCTTCGTCCGTTTGCCTGGGGTGGCGGGGACTATCTCAAGACCATCGGTCCGAACGAACGGCGGTTGTTCATCGAGGCGCAGGCGTTCGGAATTGTGAGCGGCTTCGCCGTCCCGGTTCACGGCCCGGGACGAACCTGCGGGCTTTTTTCAGTTGCCGGGCCGGAACAACAACCTCACGCGCCCGATGTCGGCCACTCGGATTTTCATGCCTTGCTGGCCATCGCACAGGCCGTTCATAGCAAATTCGTTCGCTGGCAAACCGAATGCGCGACCTTAACGGATGTTCGATTGTCGGAACACGAGCGCCTGTGCCTTTTGTGGACCACACAGGGCAAGACGACCTGGGAGGTGGCGCAGATCATCGGCCGCAGCAAGGCCACGGTCGATTTTCACCTACGCCGGGCCGCTGCCAAGCTCGGCGCCGTCAACAAGGTGCATGCGGCCTTTAAGGCCAGGGAACTCGATCTCTTGTGA
- a CDS encoding cupin domain-containing protein, which yields MTRTPAALLAEDAPARIKPSNYPEPFASLMAGRVKRPLGDVFGLINFGVNLTRLPPGAVSALHHQHSRQDEFVYILEGTPTLITDAGETELSPGMVAGFPASGTAHHLENRSTVDCVILEIGDRTSADAVSYPVDDLQAVLGPDGTWRFTHKDGNPY from the coding sequence ATGACGAGGACGCCTGCCGCTCTCTTGGCTGAAGACGCTCCGGCTCGCATCAAGCCCAGCAACTATCCCGAGCCTTTTGCTTCTCTCATGGCAGGGCGGGTCAAGCGACCGTTAGGAGACGTGTTTGGGCTGATCAACTTCGGAGTGAACCTAACGCGATTGCCTCCTGGTGCCGTTTCGGCCTTGCACCATCAACATTCTCGTCAGGATGAATTCGTCTACATCCTCGAAGGAACTCCGACCTTGATCACAGATGCAGGCGAAACAGAGCTTTCGCCTGGGATGGTTGCCGGCTTTCCAGCATCGGGGACGGCGCATCACCTCGAAAATCGATCAACTGTTGATTGCGTCATCCTTGAGATTGGGGATCGAACGAGCGCCGACGCCGTGAGCTACCCTGTTGACGATCTCCAGGCAGTATTGGGCCCAGACGGGACATGGCGTTTCACGCACAAGGACGGCAATCCCTACTGA
- a CDS encoding FAD-dependent monooxygenase, protein MPASQDMPAYDVDVIVIGAGPVGLTTGCALRHHGVACLLLEERTEQRAYSRANNLWARPQELLASVGLRDLIAERAYAIDQINFFMNGIPTTPIQIDDVASPYPQVLYSGQDVIESTLTATFTARGGKLVRGCKVVDISSDETGVTVTTKRGDDGSEERRRCRYVVAADGARSTVRPIIGLDFKTEKLKDCMNRQADAKLSWRRSMAPDQLWFFYYKRGFCGVMPVWGGYHRLFFLADDAGVPDRDPTLDEIQAIAREVTGDETLTLTDPQWLTHSRFQYGVSPGYASGRVFLAGDAGHLSLPIGGQGMNAGLHDAVEIAWRLAMTMRGEAASVVLDSYDGERGGEHARLSDQQAKGFRRTVYRGPVMDAALGLAAKAIPGIGSLLQGTDDLQQMSVSYPKSLLNADDLAGLDQLLQRGTKPGERAPDAEVTHRGETTTLFRFLYNPDGCTTGWALLCFDGRSSDAQSVLLDAIRAVAPWKNVRPRLVLAAALFGNKDIPVLSDLDSKAHAAYGLGGKPVLVLVRPDGHVAFRGPADRPKLLTAYCAHVFAARDLDVVKAD, encoded by the coding sequence ATGCCTGCCAGCCAAGACATGCCGGCCTACGATGTCGACGTGATCGTCATCGGCGCCGGCCCCGTCGGCTTGACGACGGGATGTGCCCTTCGCCACCATGGTGTCGCCTGCCTGCTGTTGGAGGAACGCACCGAACAGCGAGCCTACTCGCGCGCCAACAATCTTTGGGCGCGGCCGCAGGAACTGCTGGCCAGCGTTGGCCTCCGCGACCTCATCGCCGAGCGGGCCTATGCGATCGATCAGATCAACTTCTTCATGAATGGCATCCCGACGACTCCGATCCAGATCGACGACGTTGCGAGCCCCTACCCGCAGGTTCTCTACAGTGGGCAGGACGTGATCGAAAGCACGCTGACCGCGACGTTCACGGCGCGCGGCGGGAAGTTGGTGCGGGGTTGTAAAGTGGTCGACATCTCGTCTGACGAGACGGGCGTGACAGTCACGACCAAGCGCGGGGATGACGGCTCGGAGGAGCGGCGGCGCTGTCGCTATGTCGTTGCGGCGGATGGCGCCCGGAGCACTGTCCGGCCCATCATTGGTCTCGATTTCAAGACCGAGAAATTGAAAGACTGTATGAATCGACAGGCCGACGCCAAACTGTCGTGGCGCCGATCGATGGCACCGGACCAGCTGTGGTTCTTCTACTACAAGCGGGGATTCTGCGGCGTCATGCCGGTTTGGGGCGGGTACCACAGGCTGTTCTTCCTGGCTGACGACGCGGGCGTTCCCGACCGCGACCCGACGCTCGATGAGATCCAGGCGATCGCCCGCGAGGTCACGGGCGACGAGACCCTCACGCTGACTGACCCACAGTGGCTGACCCACAGCCGCTTCCAGTATGGCGTATCACCGGGCTATGCCAGCGGCCGCGTTTTTCTGGCGGGCGACGCCGGGCACCTCTCCCTGCCGATTGGCGGACAGGGCATGAACGCTGGGCTGCACGATGCGGTCGAAATCGCTTGGCGGCTTGCGATGACGATGCGAGGCGAGGCTGCATCGGTGGTCCTTGACTCCTATGACGGCGAACGCGGGGGTGAACACGCCCGCCTTAGCGACCAACAAGCCAAGGGCTTCCGGCGCACCGTGTATCGCGGGCCCGTCATGGACGCCGCACTCGGGCTCGCCGCCAAGGCGATACCCGGAATCGGTTCACTCCTTCAAGGAACCGATGACCTTCAGCAGATGTCAGTCAGTTATCCGAAGAGCTTGCTGAATGCGGACGATCTCGCCGGATTAGACCAGCTTCTGCAGCGAGGCACGAAGCCGGGCGAGCGGGCCCCTGACGCGGAAGTCACGCATCGCGGCGAGACGACGACGCTCTTCCGCTTCCTCTACAACCCCGACGGATGCACGACGGGCTGGGCACTCCTGTGTTTCGATGGCCGTTCGTCCGACGCGCAGAGCGTTCTTCTCGATGCGATCCGGGCCGTGGCACCGTGGAAAAACGTCCGGCCACGTTTGGTGCTCGCCGCGGCCTTGTTTGGCAATAAGGATATCCCTGTCTTGTCCGACCTCGACAGCAAGGCGCACGCCGCCTACGGGCTCGGGGGAAAGCCGGTCCTTGTGCTTGTCCGTCCAGACGGACACGTGGCTTTTCGCGGGCCCGCCGATCGGCCAAAGCTTCTCACGGCCTATTGCGCGCATGTGTTCGCTGCTCGTGACCTCGACGTCGTGAAGGCGGACTAG
- a CDS encoding MarR family winged helix-turn-helix transcriptional regulator yields MSQAPLPRPDDSDRPRRALTGLVIELFRLNGDLLAAGDTLVGDLGLTSARWQVLGAIALSPTLLPVAHIARNMGLTRQAVQRLVDEMNADGLVRLELNPHHRRAHLVVMTERGQLAYAAAIERQERWFDGLAADLSAEEIEAAAALLRTLQTRLDGHLQRPSAAANISKQGT; encoded by the coding sequence GTGAGCCAAGCGCCCCTGCCCCGACCCGACGACTCTGACCGGCCGAGGCGAGCCCTGACGGGTCTCGTGATTGAACTCTTCCGTTTGAACGGCGACCTGCTGGCCGCAGGCGATACGCTGGTTGGCGATCTCGGACTGACCAGCGCACGCTGGCAGGTGCTCGGTGCGATCGCGCTCTCGCCGACGCTCCTGCCGGTCGCTCACATCGCTCGCAACATGGGCCTGACGCGTCAAGCTGTGCAACGGCTGGTCGACGAGATGAACGCCGACGGGCTGGTCCGCCTCGAACTCAATCCACACCATCGTCGCGCGCACCTCGTGGTGATGACAGAGCGGGGCCAGCTCGCCTATGCGGCCGCGATCGAGCGGCAGGAACGGTGGTTCGACGGCTTGGCCGCAGATTTGTCGGCCGAGGAGATCGAGGCCGCGGCCGCGCTGCTCCGGACGCTTCAGACGCGCTTGGACGGGCACCTCCAAAGACCGAGCGCGGCTGCCAACATCTCCAAGCAAGGAACCTGA
- a CDS encoding amidohydrolase family protein encodes MAEITKIALEEHVLDAGQDPYFRMLAGPNDHFGSAAMTAVMARLTDVDTGRLADMDALGIRTAILSYYNGGSPQLDPDRVRAVMMAQRLNAFLAERIAAHPDRFMGWATLAMQDVPASIAELRRCMTIPGFAGALINGQTQGDYLDLPKYLPFWEAVAELDVPIYLHPGILTPEAAKAYEGYPGLAGPGWGWGADTGLHALRLIFSGLFDRFPNLTLILGHMGELIPFHLDRADQIWMQTGAQSPKLPISHYVAKNMMVTTSGNLSAVSLIGTTLAIGADRILYATDYPLALAERFTAAVENSPLSAADREKIFHGNARKLFRL; translated from the coding sequence ATGGCTGAGATCACGAAAATTGCTTTGGAGGAACACGTCCTCGACGCCGGACAAGATCCCTATTTTCGGATGTTGGCGGGACCGAATGACCACTTCGGCAGTGCCGCCATGACGGCCGTGATGGCTCGGTTGACTGACGTCGATACGGGGCGTCTGGCCGATATGGACGCGCTTGGCATCAGAACCGCCATTCTGTCTTACTACAACGGCGGCAGTCCCCAACTCGATCCGGACCGCGTCCGCGCCGTGATGATGGCCCAGCGCCTCAACGCTTTTCTAGCAGAGCGGATTGCCGCCCATCCCGACCGCTTCATGGGGTGGGCGACGCTGGCCATGCAGGACGTTCCAGCGTCCATTGCCGAATTGCGGCGGTGCATGACGATCCCCGGCTTTGCAGGCGCTTTGATCAACGGCCAAACACAGGGGGACTATCTCGACCTTCCGAAATATCTTCCGTTTTGGGAAGCGGTGGCTGAGCTCGACGTCCCCATCTATTTGCACCCCGGCATCCTGACCCCTGAAGCCGCCAAGGCTTACGAGGGCTATCCTGGCCTCGCGGGACCGGGCTGGGGCTGGGGTGCCGATACGGGACTTCACGCGCTTCGGCTCATCTTCAGTGGTCTGTTTGACCGTTTCCCCAACCTCACCCTTATCCTCGGCCATATGGGAGAGCTCATTCCGTTCCATCTCGATCGCGCCGATCAGATTTGGATGCAGACGGGGGCACAGTCACCGAAACTACCGATTTCGCATTACGTCGCGAAGAACATGATGGTGACGACGAGCGGCAACCTCTCCGCAGTGTCGTTGATCGGCACGACGCTGGCGATCGGTGCCGACCGCATTCTTTACGCGACCGATTATCCGCTAGCCCTGGCAGAGAGGTTCACGGCGGCTGTCGAGAATAGCCCGCTCAGTGCCGCGGACCGTGAAAAGATCTTCCACGGCAATGCACGCAAACTCTTCCGCCTCTAA
- a CDS encoding TetR/AcrR family transcriptional regulator — protein MIATEVGVTPAMAHYHFKGREQLIDALVAERLLPVSLRIDEVLDADDAAPLVFVSRLIHRLLEIVAECPWWAPLWVREILSEGGLLTERVHARLGEAGRQKWAKRVAEWQRQGVMNKDVEPDLVFVSIMGLTLLPLAGTLNRSNLASSDQLAKHVLTILGRGLF, from the coding sequence ATGATCGCGACTGAGGTCGGTGTGACGCCCGCAATGGCGCATTATCACTTCAAAGGCAGGGAACAGCTGATCGACGCGCTCGTCGCGGAGCGTCTCCTGCCGGTTAGCCTCCGCATCGACGAAGTCCTCGACGCGGACGACGCCGCTCCGCTCGTCTTCGTGTCCCGCTTGATCCATCGCCTTCTTGAGATCGTCGCGGAGTGCCCGTGGTGGGCGCCGCTTTGGGTTCGTGAAATTCTCAGCGAAGGCGGGCTCCTGACGGAACGCGTTCACGCCAGATTGGGCGAAGCGGGCCGTCAGAAATGGGCGAAGCGCGTGGCCGAGTGGCAGCGGCAAGGCGTGATGAACAAGGACGTCGAGCCTGATCTCGTCTTCGTCTCGATCATGGGGCTCACGCTCCTGCCGCTTGCCGGAACCTTGAACCGATCGAACCTGGCGAGCAGCGATCAACTCGCGAAGCACGTGCTCACAATCCTGGGGCGAGGATTGTTCTGA
- a CDS encoding pyroglutamyl-peptidase I, giving the protein MNHPLKIVVTGFEPFAHGTENPTLDVLAELRAANDIEGDLIAIQMPVDSGKLAALTSATLDDHKPDLWISLGVAPGLSVIAVERIAANVMDFPIADNVGTQHGGHPVFEGGPAGHLATLPVKTIADQLRASGIPAKVSNSPSTYLCNQMMYTVLHLIAEKGMATRAGFIHVPAHPSFVAKQVYPFVEMPSMSIDLMTSAVKHAIRTAATVEQDHRRPGFNY; this is encoded by the coding sequence ATGAACCACCCGCTGAAAATCGTCGTCACGGGTTTCGAGCCTTTCGCACACGGGACCGAAAACCCGACGCTCGACGTCCTGGCCGAGTTACGGGCCGCCAACGACATCGAGGGAGACCTCATCGCCATCCAGATGCCGGTCGACTCAGGCAAGCTTGCCGCCCTCACGAGCGCCACGCTGGATGACCACAAGCCCGATCTCTGGATCAGCCTCGGGGTCGCGCCCGGCCTGTCGGTGATCGCGGTGGAGCGCATCGCCGCGAACGTGATGGACTTTCCCATCGCCGACAATGTTGGAACCCAGCATGGCGGTCATCCGGTGTTCGAGGGCGGCCCGGCGGGTCATCTGGCCACCCTGCCGGTCAAGACCATCGCGGACCAGCTTCGCGCCTCCGGCATTCCGGCCAAAGTATCGAATTCGCCGTCGACCTATCTCTGCAACCAAATGATGTACACGGTGCTGCATTTGATCGCCGAGAAGGGCATGGCGACGCGCGCGGGCTTCATTCACGTGCCCGCCCACCCCTCCTTTGTTGCAAAACAAGTCTATCCGTTTGTCGAAATGCCCTCGATGAGCATTGACCTGATGACATCCGCCGTGAAACACGCGATCCGCACTGCCGCCACGGTCGAGCAGGATCACCGCAGGCCAGGGTTTAATTACTGA
- a CDS encoding ABC transporter ATP-binding protein, translating to MSDATLSDKPLSDTLLEVVGLSKSFGARGGGVKAVAGVDFTLRRGETLGLVGESGCGKSTLSRLVLSLLDPDAGQVRIDGVDFTHAPERRKREMRRRIQVVFQDALSSLNPRMPIGINIAEPMRLQGLGTTASRRAEARRLLGLVGLRPEHEDRYPHEFSGGQCQRIAIARALMLQPDIIVFDEAVSALDVSIRAQILRLILDLQRQFGLSYIFISHDLGVIRRICDRVAVMYLGQIVEIGPADAVCREPRHPYTAALLRAIPIADPRRMRVEGLGQIEGDSVGAVKPDACPFEPRCPMRFDPCDKRRPAMIDVAPDHQAACYLNGPDAHGGSP from the coding sequence ATGTCTGACGCGACACTGTCTGACAAACCTCTGTCCGACACCCTTCTCGAGGTGGTGGGGCTGTCGAAGTCATTCGGGGCTCGAGGAGGCGGCGTGAAAGCCGTCGCCGGTGTCGATTTCACGCTTCGTCGTGGCGAAACCCTTGGGCTGGTCGGCGAGAGCGGTTGCGGCAAGTCGACCCTGTCGCGGCTCGTTCTCTCGCTCCTCGACCCCGATGCCGGGCAGGTCCGCATCGACGGTGTCGATTTCACGCATGCGCCGGAGCGCCGGAAACGGGAGATGCGCCGCCGCATTCAGGTGGTGTTCCAGGACGCGTTGTCGTCCCTCAACCCGCGCATGCCAATCGGGATCAACATCGCCGAGCCGATGCGGCTCCAGGGGCTCGGCACCACCGCCAGTCGACGGGCCGAGGCCCGTCGACTGCTTGGCCTCGTAGGATTACGGCCCGAGCATGAGGATCGCTATCCGCACGAGTTTTCGGGTGGCCAGTGTCAGCGGATCGCCATCGCGCGTGCCCTGATGCTGCAGCCGGACATCATCGTCTTCGATGAGGCCGTATCGGCACTGGACGTCTCGATCCGGGCCCAGATCCTGCGGCTCATCCTGGATCTGCAGCGGCAGTTCGGGCTGTCCTACATCTTCATCTCGCATGATCTCGGGGTGATCAGGCGCATCTGCGATAGGGTCGCGGTGATGTATCTCGGGCAGATCGTCGAAATCGGACCCGCCGATGCGGTCTGTCGCGAGCCGCGCCATCCCTATACGGCCGCTCTCCTGCGTGCGATCCCGATCGCCGATCCCCGTCGCATGCGGGTCGAGGGTCTCGGCCAGATCGAGGGCGACAGCGTTGGTGCCGTGAAGCCCGATGCCTGCCCGTTCGAGCCGCGTTGCCCGATGCGCTTCGACCCCTGCGACAAGCGACGCCCCGCGATGATCGATGTCGCGCCAGACCATCAGGCGGCCTGTTATCTCAACGGGCCGGACGCCCACGGAGGATCGCCATGA
- a CDS encoding ABC transporter ATP-binding protein, producing the protein MSAPISLAVEDLRTRFGDDRAGATVVDGVSFALLPGRTTALVGESGCGKSATALSLMRLIDAPGRIIGGTVTLDGRDLLGLSESDMEHVRGAAIGMIFQDPLTSLNPALTIGQQITETLQAHKPMSRAEADRTAIDLLTRVGVTEASRRVHDYPHHFSGGMRQRVLIAAAISCSPKIIIADEPTTALDVTIQAKILRLLHDLQRDMGASLLLITHDLGVVASMADEVLVMYAGRIVERADVDTLFHDPRHPYTKALLACVAGIEDDRSEPLEPIGGSAPDLRHPPVGCRFSPRCPSVQEICRRQDQPLRAISSSHEAACILVEQDQAHV; encoded by the coding sequence ATGAGCGCACCGATCAGCCTCGCAGTCGAGGATCTACGCACCCGCTTCGGTGACGATCGCGCCGGCGCGACCGTCGTCGACGGCGTCAGCTTCGCGCTCCTGCCCGGCCGAACCACCGCTCTCGTGGGCGAGTCCGGATGCGGCAAGTCCGCAACTGCTCTGTCGTTGATGCGCCTCATCGATGCGCCGGGCCGGATCATCGGCGGTACAGTGACGCTCGATGGTCGCGATCTGCTCGGCTTGAGCGAAAGCGACATGGAGCATGTGCGCGGCGCCGCGATCGGGATGATCTTTCAGGATCCGCTGACCTCGCTCAACCCCGCGCTCACGATCGGTCAGCAGATCACAGAAACCCTGCAGGCCCACAAACCAATGTCGCGCGCCGAGGCGGACCGCACCGCCATCGACCTGCTGACGCGGGTCGGCGTGACGGAGGCGTCTCGCCGCGTTCATGACTATCCGCACCATTTCAGCGGCGGCATGCGGCAACGGGTGCTGATCGCGGCGGCCATCAGTTGTTCGCCCAAGATCATCATCGCCGACGAACCAACCACGGCGCTGGACGTGACTATCCAGGCCAAGATCCTGCGGCTCCTGCACGATCTGCAGCGCGACATGGGTGCGTCGTTGCTGCTCATTACTCACGACCTCGGCGTTGTGGCCAGCATGGCTGACGAGGTTCTGGTCATGTATGCGGGGCGCATCGTCGAGCGGGCCGACGTCGACACGCTGTTTCATGACCCGCGCCACCCCTACACGAAAGCGCTGCTGGCCTGCGTGGCTGGGATCGAGGACGACAGGAGCGAGCCGTTGGAACCCATCGGCGGCAGCGCTCCAGACTTGCGGCACCCGCCCGTCGGTTGTCGCTTCTCGCCGCGCTGCCCATCCGTCCAGGAGATCTGTCGCCGCCAGGATCAGCCACTCAGGGCGATTTCGTCCAGCCACGAGGCCGCCTGCATCCTGGTTGAACAGGATCAGGCACATGTCTGA
- a CDS encoding ABC transporter permease, protein MSGLDASAPIDVTQRDHVGSRARFWRLKSFARDRGALVSAVLLATVVAAVVFAPILAGVSPDVADNLARYAPMGTAGHPFGTDQQGRDMLARLLYGGRVSMLIGVVPTVTAGIIGLGLGLVAGYWRGLVDQIIMRCLDVVFAFPMVLLAIAIAGSMRPGVLTEMIAITIVLIPYFARLARTATEGVVPMPFIEAARAAGGTRSSIMMRYVLPNVFSPVVVYATTLMGLMIVVGSGLSFLGLGVQPPTADWGAMVADGRVVLRRAPHVTILPGCAILFVSLAFNFLGDGIRDALDPRTLRR, encoded by the coding sequence ATGAGCGGGCTCGACGCCTCGGCCCCGATCGATGTGACGCAGCGGGATCATGTCGGCTCCCGAGCGCGCTTCTGGCGCCTCAAGTCCTTCGCGCGGGATCGTGGGGCGCTCGTGTCGGCCGTCCTGCTCGCCACCGTGGTGGCGGCGGTCGTGTTTGCCCCGATCCTCGCCGGCGTCAGCCCGGACGTTGCCGATAATCTCGCCCGTTACGCACCGATGGGAACCGCAGGACACCCGTTCGGGACGGATCAGCAGGGTCGGGACATGTTGGCCCGCCTCCTCTACGGTGGCCGCGTCTCTATGCTGATCGGCGTGGTGCCGACCGTGACGGCCGGCATCATTGGACTTGGTCTTGGCCTCGTGGCGGGCTATTGGCGAGGCCTCGTCGACCAGATCATCATGCGTTGCCTCGACGTGGTCTTCGCCTTTCCGATGGTGCTGCTCGCGATCGCCATAGCGGGTTCCATGCGACCCGGCGTGCTGACCGAGATGATCGCGATCACGATCGTGCTGATCCCATATTTCGCTCGCCTAGCCCGCACCGCGACCGAGGGTGTCGTGCCTATGCCGTTCATCGAGGCGGCGCGCGCGGCCGGCGGCACGCGGTCCAGCATCATGATGCGCTATGTGTTGCCGAACGTTTTTTCGCCCGTCGTCGTCTATGCCACAACCTTGATGGGGTTGATGATCGTCGTTGGATCGGGCCTCAGCTTCCTTGGCCTCGGCGTGCAGCCGCCCACCGCCGATTGGGGCGCCATGGTCGCGGACGGCAGGGTCGTGCTGAGGCGGGCGCCGCATGTCACGATCCTGCCAGGATGCGCGATTCTGTTTGTGTCCCTTGCGTTCAACTTCCTCGGAGACGGCATCCGCGACGCCCTCGATCCCCGGACACTTCGGCGATGA
- a CDS encoding ABC transporter permease, whose translation MGVFIARRLVGVVPVIIGVSIVIFLLIQLAPGDAATVLLGPQASEAAKIELRHTLGLDQPLPLQYTAWLARTLSGNFGTSIATQLPVATLVLPRFLNTLILTFGSLLLAVVIGYTVGLFAALRAHSLFDRLSMSVALLAGSAPPFWLGLILVLFFAIQLRWLPVSGMQDMAGNGGALDVLRHLVLPAVTTALGPAAIMARIVRSSVIEAMGRPHVRVARAKGLARATLIRRHVILNALPPVVTITGLQLGYLLGGALLTEVVFAWPGLGALLYDSITARDLPVIQATTSLIALAFVLANIAVDMINAVLDPRLREA comes from the coding sequence GTGGGCGTCTTCATCGCACGACGACTCGTCGGGGTGGTGCCCGTCATCATCGGCGTGTCGATCGTGATCTTCCTGCTGATCCAACTGGCGCCAGGCGATGCCGCGACCGTGTTGCTCGGCCCGCAGGCGTCGGAAGCCGCTAAGATCGAGCTTCGGCACACGCTGGGGCTCGATCAGCCCTTGCCGTTACAATATACCGCTTGGCTCGCGCGGACGCTGTCAGGAAATTTCGGCACCTCGATTGCGACGCAGCTTCCTGTCGCGACCCTGGTGCTGCCGCGCTTCCTGAACACCCTGATCCTCACGTTCGGCAGCCTGCTGCTCGCCGTGGTGATCGGCTACACGGTCGGCCTCTTCGCCGCCTTGCGGGCACATTCGCTGTTTGACCGCCTGAGTATGTCGGTGGCCCTCCTGGCCGGCAGCGCTCCACCATTCTGGCTTGGCCTCATCCTGGTGCTGTTCTTCGCGATCCAACTGCGCTGGCTGCCGGTCTCCGGCATGCAGGACATGGCGGGTAATGGCGGAGCGCTGGACGTGCTTCGCCACCTCGTGCTGCCGGCCGTGACCACAGCGCTCGGTCCCGCCGCCATTATGGCGCGCATCGTTCGATCCAGCGTCATCGAAGCCATGGGCAGGCCGCATGTTCGCGTGGCTCGCGCCAAGGGGCTCGCGCGCGCCACATTGATCCGTCGCCATGTCATTCTGAACGCACTTCCTCCGGTTGTGACCATCACGGGGCTGCAGCTCGGTTATCTGCTCGGCGGCGCGCTCTTGACCGAAGTGGTGTTTGCCTGGCCTGGCCTCGGCGCCTTGCTCTACGACAGCATTACGGCGCGTGACCTTCCCGTCATCCAGGCCACGACATCGCTGATCGCGCTGGCGTTTGTGCTGGCCAACATTGCGGTCGACATGATCAATGCTGTTCTCGATCCTCGATTGCGCGAAGCATGA